A window from Desulfotignum phosphitoxidans DSM 13687 encodes these proteins:
- a CDS encoding SidJ-related pseudokinase, translating into MQTRPIDDCHEQTELCRTQALINRGIKDFSGAYMAVKYVAGHMDKYPDTIGADTVNTLTGLIRSPRFEKQKQSYFLFHEAAEALIRLAARVKEPLSKSIIQALNDILYTSHGKRLRAVNQALGELPWEPAASDPWVMDPLSVLPVDLNGLVPGSAAELKQTRWQGRSLIINTSGTACVVLKFATSADNITDLAREAAWLTRLQSSGGDMAAGGFDTPVPIEYKGHRVFTITSDLPGDTPSFLYKQHCIAFSPCPGYYEYPNDPGCLQPMSWTRDVFIKNARILGQMTVKGIVHTALIPLFHNRVQQRRRNDQGAYLWEHAGRLDQWLDSCQYPNFARSGPRDFEHIEQIDTGAGLRHYIGEHLLSFILVIGSVFRNKAPDRRGLTPDATPEDTRDLFDGAAFESMIADVSENYFKGLCKTGLPQELLQTIPRLTRALIQTMGYDEHMEEVLRIQDQNRMAEEQYHQFLYQRGVKIIPPKGQTDILLSTGPHLGGFNQSISVPELIEYLFRFSALAVSHCFLNGKRMSG; encoded by the coding sequence TTGCAGACACGTCCAATCGATGATTGTCACGAACAGACGGAGTTGTGCCGCACCCAGGCCCTGATCAACCGCGGGATCAAAGATTTTTCAGGCGCTTACATGGCGGTCAAATATGTGGCCGGCCACATGGACAAATACCCGGACACCATCGGCGCCGACACGGTGAACACATTGACCGGCCTCATCCGGTCCCCCCGGTTTGAAAAACAGAAGCAGTCGTATTTTCTGTTTCATGAAGCTGCCGAAGCCTTGATCCGGCTTGCCGCCCGGGTTAAAGAACCGTTGTCAAAAAGCATCATTCAGGCACTCAACGATATTTTGTATACCTCTCACGGAAAACGCCTGCGGGCCGTGAACCAGGCCTTAGGAGAGCTGCCATGGGAACCGGCGGCATCCGATCCTTGGGTCATGGATCCTTTGTCTGTTCTGCCGGTAGATCTGAACGGGCTTGTGCCCGGGTCTGCGGCAGAGTTGAAGCAGACCCGATGGCAGGGTCGGAGCCTGATCATCAACACATCCGGCACCGCCTGTGTTGTGCTGAAATTTGCCACCAGCGCCGACAATATCACGGACCTGGCCCGGGAGGCGGCCTGGCTCACCCGACTGCAGAGCTCCGGGGGAGATATGGCTGCCGGCGGTTTTGATACGCCCGTGCCGATTGAATACAAAGGGCACCGGGTGTTTACCATCACCTCTGATCTGCCCGGTGACACCCCTTCTTTCCTGTACAAGCAGCACTGCATTGCGTTTTCGCCCTGCCCCGGCTATTATGAGTACCCCAACGATCCGGGATGTCTCCAACCCATGTCATGGACCCGAGATGTGTTCATCAAAAATGCCCGGATCCTGGGCCAGATGACCGTGAAGGGCATCGTCCATACGGCGTTGATTCCCTTGTTTCATAACCGGGTCCAGCAGCGGCGGCGCAACGATCAGGGGGCGTATTTGTGGGAACATGCCGGCCGTCTGGACCAGTGGCTGGATTCCTGTCAATATCCCAACTTTGCCCGTTCCGGCCCCAGGGATTTCGAACACATCGAACAAATTGATACCGGGGCCGGACTGCGCCATTACATTGGCGAACATCTCTTGAGCTTCATCCTGGTGATCGGTAGTGTTTTCAGAAACAAGGCCCCGGACCGCAGAGGTCTGACTCCGGACGCAACCCCTGAAGACACACGGGATCTGTTTGACGGGGCAGCGTTTGAATCCATGATCGCAGACGTGAGCGAGAATTATTTTAAAGGACTGTGCAAAACGGGCCTGCCCCAAGAGCTCTTGCAGACTATCCCCCGGCTCACCCGTGCATTGATTCAGACCATGGGATATGATGAGCACATGGAGGAAGTGCTGCGGATCCAGGATCAAAACCGGATGGCAGAGGAACAATATCACCAGTTTTTATATCAAAGGGGGGTCAAAATCATACCCCCGAAAGGACAGACGGATATTTTGCTGAGCACCGGCCCCCACCTGGGCGGATTCAATCAAAGCATTTCCGTTCCGGAACTCATTGAATACCTGTTTCGTTTTTCCGCCCTGGCCGTATCTCACTGCTTTCTCAATGGAAAACGAATGTCAGGATGA
- a CDS encoding HigA family addiction module antitoxin — MNNMRAIHPGEIIKEEYLEPLNMSANALAVALRVSAPRINDVIRQKRGVSIDTALRLARYFNTTPQFWMNLQISYDLKIAKQNMTKIENEIIPLQATTA; from the coding sequence ATGAATAATATGCGAGCAATCCATCCTGGAGAAATAATCAAAGAAGAGTATTTAGAACCATTAAATATGAGTGCTAATGCGCTGGCTGTTGCCTTGCGCGTATCAGCACCTAGAATCAATGATGTGATAAGACAAAAGAGAGGGGTTAGCATTGATACGGCTCTCAGGTTAGCTAGATATTTCAACACCACCCCACAATTCTGGATGAACCTGCAAATCAGTTATGACCTCAAAATTGCCAAACAAAATATGACAAAAATTGAGAATGAAATTATCCCTCTGCAAGCTACCACTGCATGA
- a CDS encoding type II toxin-antitoxin system RelE/ParE family toxin has product MIKNFKCKRTKSLYEGKSPKQFRAFQAIAERRLQMLDSADELLDLRSPPGNRFEKLGGDRQGQYSIRINKQWRVCFAWSDEPYDVEITDYH; this is encoded by the coding sequence ATGATAAAAAATTTTAAATGCAAGCGTACAAAATCTCTTTACGAAGGAAAAAGCCCAAAGCAATTCAGAGCTTTTCAGGCGATAGCAGAACGTAGGCTCCAAATGCTTGACAGTGCAGATGAACTGCTTGATTTACGATCTCCACCCGGTAATCGATTTGAAAAACTTGGGGGAGACAGACAAGGGCAGTACAGCATAAGAATCAATAAACAGTGGCGTGTATGCTTTGCATGGTCTGATGAGCCTTACGATGTAGAGATAACAGACTACCATTAG